One window of the Rufibacter radiotolerans genome contains the following:
- a CDS encoding M16 family metallopeptidase: MKFIKQLTFLLLFTGGLFACQKLSKSNQEKTAFKVDYEKFTLANGLQVVFHVDKSDPVVAVALTSHVGSAREKEGRTGFAHLFEHLLFLESENLGKGGLDKMSARIGGSGANGSTSRDRTNYYQTVPNDALEKMLWAEADKLGFFINTVTEEVVNKEKQVVKNEKRQSYDNAPYGHTSYVIDQNLYPAGHPYHWQVIGSLEDLQNATLADVKEFYNRWYVPNNVTLVVTGDFEPGQAKAWVEKYFGEIKKGAEIPRMEKKTVVLTETKKLYHEDNFARLPELTMAWPTVHLYHPDSYALRVLSIYLADGKKAPFNQVIIDEKQLAPRVNMYNNNSEIAGQFMLSVRGYDKVDLNKVHSAISEAFLKFEKEGLSEDDLNRIKAGQEVAFYNGLASVQGKGFQLAQYQIFAGDPGFVTKDIANMMAVSIDDVKRVYNQYIKGKNYVVTSFVPKGQTNLVLTGSKKASVVEEKIVEGAEGKIDLSTKTAYERTPSSFDRNKEPVYGKSPEITVPEVWETKLDNGMKVLGIENREVPLVQFSLRIKGGLLLDNPAKVGVANLLAESLTKGTKNKTTAQLEEAIDALGASISVNADDEDITVNGRTLARNYAATMALVQEILLEPRWDTKEFELSKQRVESQIKGQKANPNSIAANQFKVILYGKDHILSNNILGTEASLKAITLQDLQNYYTANLSPSLAAFHVVGAIEKDQAVAALNGLAQNWKAKEVFMPTFDTPAAPTASKVYFYDVPGAKQSVLRFGYLALPATHPDYYSLQVMNYVLGGGGFASQLTQQLREGKGYTYGIGSSFSGTALPGPFTIQSGVRTNVTYESASLVKEILQNYGPTFSAQDLDVTKGFLVKSTARSFETMGAKLGMLQNISAYGWPYDYAKQRVNLVNGMTVDKIKTLANQYVNPNKMHYLIVGDAATQLKKLEDLGFGKPVLLN; the protein is encoded by the coding sequence ATGAAATTTATAAAACAACTTACCTTTCTGCTGCTCTTTACGGGCGGGCTGTTTGCCTGCCAGAAACTGAGCAAGTCAAACCAGGAGAAGACGGCCTTCAAAGTAGACTATGAGAAATTCACGCTGGCTAATGGCCTGCAGGTGGTTTTCCACGTGGATAAATCTGACCCGGTGGTGGCCGTGGCGTTGACCAGCCACGTGGGCTCAGCTAGGGAGAAAGAAGGCCGTACGGGTTTTGCGCACTTATTTGAGCACCTGCTGTTCCTGGAGTCTGAAAACCTGGGCAAGGGCGGACTGGACAAAATGAGCGCCCGCATTGGGGGTTCCGGCGCCAACGGCTCTACCTCCCGTGACCGAACCAACTACTACCAGACCGTACCCAATGATGCCCTGGAGAAAATGCTCTGGGCCGAGGCCGACAAACTGGGTTTCTTCATCAATACTGTGACCGAGGAAGTGGTGAACAAGGAAAAGCAGGTGGTGAAAAACGAGAAGCGCCAGAGTTATGACAATGCGCCTTACGGCCACACCTCTTACGTAATTGACCAGAATCTGTATCCGGCGGGTCACCCGTACCATTGGCAGGTAATTGGCTCACTGGAAGATTTGCAGAACGCCACCCTGGCCGATGTGAAGGAATTCTACAACCGGTGGTACGTGCCCAATAACGTGACGCTGGTAGTGACCGGCGACTTTGAGCCGGGTCAGGCCAAGGCTTGGGTAGAGAAGTATTTTGGCGAGATTAAGAAAGGCGCCGAGATTCCGCGCATGGAGAAGAAAACGGTGGTGCTAACGGAGACCAAGAAACTGTACCACGAAGATAACTTCGCGCGCTTACCAGAACTGACCATGGCCTGGCCTACGGTGCACCTGTACCACCCGGACTCCTACGCCCTGCGGGTGCTTTCCATCTATTTAGCAGATGGCAAAAAAGCACCGTTCAACCAGGTGATTATTGATGAGAAGCAGTTGGCGCCCCGCGTGAACATGTACAACAATAACTCAGAGATTGCCGGTCAGTTTATGCTTAGCGTGCGGGGCTATGACAAAGTAGACCTGAATAAAGTCCACAGCGCTATTTCTGAAGCCTTCCTGAAATTTGAGAAGGAAGGTTTGTCTGAAGACGATTTGAACCGAATCAAAGCCGGACAGGAAGTAGCCTTTTATAACGGTCTGGCCAGTGTACAGGGCAAAGGGTTCCAGTTGGCCCAGTACCAGATTTTCGCCGGTGACCCGGGCTTCGTGACCAAAGATATTGCCAACATGATGGCCGTTTCTATTGACGATGTGAAGCGGGTGTACAACCAATATATTAAAGGTAAGAATTATGTAGTGACCAGCTTCGTGCCCAAAGGTCAGACCAACCTGGTACTGACCGGTTCTAAGAAAGCCAGCGTGGTAGAAGAGAAAATTGTGGAAGGCGCCGAAGGCAAGATTGACCTCAGCACCAAGACTGCCTATGAGCGTACGCCCTCCAGCTTTGACAGAAACAAAGAGCCAGTCTACGGCAAAAGCCCCGAGATTACCGTGCCGGAAGTTTGGGAAACTAAATTGGACAACGGCATGAAGGTACTGGGCATTGAGAACCGCGAGGTGCCGCTGGTGCAGTTCAGTCTTCGCATAAAAGGCGGCTTGCTGCTGGACAACCCCGCCAAGGTGGGTGTGGCTAACCTACTGGCCGAAAGCCTCACCAAGGGCACCAAAAACAAAACCACAGCCCAACTAGAGGAAGCCATTGATGCCTTGGGCGCTTCTATTAGCGTAAACGCCGATGACGAGGACATTACCGTGAACGGCAGAACCCTGGCCCGTAACTACGCCGCCACCATGGCCCTGGTGCAGGAAATCCTTTTGGAGCCCCGTTGGGATACCAAAGAGTTTGAACTGAGCAAGCAGCGCGTGGAAAGCCAGATCAAAGGCCAAAAAGCCAACCCCAACTCTATTGCCGCCAACCAGTTCAAGGTTATTCTTTACGGCAAAGACCATATCCTGTCCAATAACATTCTGGGCACCGAGGCTTCTTTAAAAGCCATTACGTTGCAAGACCTGCAGAACTACTACACCGCCAACCTATCGCCATCTTTGGCGGCGTTCCACGTGGTGGGTGCCATTGAAAAAGACCAGGCGGTGGCCGCTTTGAATGGCCTGGCCCAAAACTGGAAGGCGAAAGAAGTGTTTATGCCTACATTTGACACCCCAGCCGCGCCTACGGCCTCTAAGGTGTATTTCTATGACGTACCGGGCGCCAAGCAGAGTGTGCTGCGGTTCGGGTATCTGGCTTTGCCGGCTACGCATCCAGACTATTACTCACTGCAGGTGATGAACTACGTGCTGGGCGGCGGTGGTTTTGCATCTCAACTGACCCAGCAACTGCGCGAAGGCAAAGGCTACACATACGGCATCGGTTCCTCTTTTTCGGGCACCGCCCTGCCAGGGCCGTTCACCATCCAAAGCGGGGTGCGTACCAACGTGACCTATGAATCTGCCAGCCTGGTGAAAGAGATTCTGCAGAACTACGGTCCTACCTTCTCGGCCCAGGACCTGGATGTGACCAAGGGCTTCCTGGTGAAAAGCACCGCCCGGTCTTTTGAGACCATGGGCGCCAAACTGGGCATGCTGCAGAACATCAGTGCCTACGGCTGGCCCTATGACTACGCCAAGCAACGCGTGAACCTGGTCAATGGCATGACCGTGGACAAGATAAAAACCCTGGCCAACCAGTACGTAAACCCCAATAAGATGCACTACCTCATTGTAGGCGATGCCGCCACCCAACTCAAAAAACTGGAAGACCTTGGGTTTGGCAAACCAGTGTTGTTGAACTAG
- a CDS encoding pseudouridylate synthase, whose product MISSSSPQPTLFTPFTACIAAYSLPEEFTNPFNEEPHPLSLLAAEELQHHLQTQQDWEHNFGLQPEQEGAVIGKMFGVLVVRNQLQEIGYLSAFSGKLAGGFHHKRFVPPVFDSLTQGSFLNRGMQELSHLNAEIKSLQAQEKLGHQPQIEALKERRKNHSIALQGQLFDQFHFHNKAGKQKSLRQIFRHAANGNPPAGAGECAAPKLLQYAFQNKLEPLALAEFWWGKSPKSAYWKHGQFYPACREKCAPILSHMLEDVVLAAQSH is encoded by the coding sequence TTGATCTCTTCTTCTTCTCCCCAGCCTACCCTTTTCACGCCTTTCACCGCCTGTATTGCTGCTTACTCGCTGCCTGAAGAGTTCACCAACCCTTTCAATGAGGAGCCGCACCCGCTTAGCCTTTTGGCCGCGGAAGAACTGCAGCATCACCTACAGACGCAGCAAGACTGGGAGCATAATTTCGGGTTACAACCAGAGCAGGAAGGCGCAGTGATTGGAAAGATGTTTGGTGTGTTGGTGGTGAGAAACCAGCTGCAGGAAATTGGGTATCTGTCCGCTTTCTCAGGGAAGTTGGCAGGAGGTTTTCATCATAAACGGTTTGTGCCGCCGGTATTTGACAGCCTTACCCAAGGCAGCTTTTTGAACCGGGGCATGCAAGAACTCTCCCACCTTAACGCCGAGATAAAATCATTGCAAGCGCAGGAAAAACTCGGTCACCAACCCCAAATTGAAGCCTTAAAAGAACGGCGAAAAAACCACTCTATCGCCCTGCAGGGCCAACTGTTTGACCAGTTCCATTTCCATAACAAAGCGGGAAAGCAGAAAAGCCTTCGCCAGATCTTTAGACACGCTGCCAATGGGAACCCACCAGCCGGGGCGGGTGAGTGCGCGGCGCCGAAATTGCTGCAGTACGCCTTTCAGAATAAACTAGAGCCTTTGGCCTTGGCCGAGTTCTGGTGGGGCAAGTCGCCAAAGTCTGCTTATTGGAAACACGGCCAGTTTTATCCGGCCTGCCGGGAGAAATGCGCGCCTATCCTGAGCCATATGCTGGAAGACGTGGTATTGGCAGCGCAAAGCCATTAG
- a CDS encoding HepT-like ribonuclease domain-containing protein — MADNRRLWLTDIRGAILEIYDFLPEERGFPSFQKDLKSKKAIERNLEIIGEALNRIIKPEPDIAITNARRIINTRNRIIHGYDTVSKDIIWAIVIQDLPKLEEEVNFLLFSTLIKEFLSLAGYIR; from the coding sequence ATGGCAGATAACAGAAGGTTGTGGCTTACAGATATAAGGGGGGCTATTCTGGAAATTTATGACTTTCTACCAGAGGAGAGGGGCTTTCCTTCCTTCCAAAAGGATTTAAAATCTAAGAAAGCGATTGAGCGCAACTTAGAAATAATAGGTGAAGCTTTAAACAGAATCATAAAACCGGAACCCGATATTGCCATTACCAACGCTCGCCGAATTATAAATACCAGAAACAGGATCATCCATGGCTATGATACGGTATCTAAAGACATAATCTGGGCCATTGTCATCCAAGACTTACCAAAACTGGAAGAAGAAGTAAACTTTCTACTCTTTTCTACTCTCATAAAGGAATTTCTTAGTTTAGCTGGGTATATAAGGTAA
- a CDS encoding nucleotidyltransferase family protein, which yields MKIISDHIKQIRKLCDQHSVRSLFAFGSVTNDKFKLESDIDLVVDIDSPNPLEYTDHYFELKFQLEKILKRNIDLLEQKAIRNPVLKEEIDRTKLLVYGR from the coding sequence ATGAAAATCATTAGTGACCATATCAAGCAAATAAGAAAGCTCTGCGATCAACATAGCGTGAGAAGCCTTTTTGCTTTTGGCTCTGTTACGAATGATAAATTTAAGCTGGAGAGCGATATAGATTTGGTGGTAGATATTGATTCGCCAAATCCTTTAGAGTATACAGACCATTACTTCGAGCTGAAGTTTCAATTGGAGAAAATCCTTAAAAGAAATATTGATCTGCTAGAACAGAAAGCCATCAGAAACCCTGTTCTAAAAGAAGAGATTGACCGCACCAAACTTCTTGTCTATGGCAGATAA
- the gldD gene encoding gliding motility lipoprotein GldD, with translation MKKNNPLLLFTALCGLLLFTGCAEEYTPKPKGFNRIDLPVAKYQPLQERHPYTFEHSVYAKVLKDSSRIAEPHWIDLYYPQFKANIQITYKNFNQDPKKFNDLVEDARKLTSRHQIKAYAIEESQIKTPTGITASVFELQGEVPSQFQFYLTDSTKHFFRGALYFRTATSNDSLAPVIEYLKKDAVHLLNTLHWTDQVK, from the coding sequence ATGAAAAAGAATAACCCGCTTCTCCTTTTTACCGCCCTTTGCGGACTTCTTCTGTTCACCGGCTGCGCCGAAGAGTACACGCCCAAACCCAAAGGCTTTAACCGCATTGACTTACCTGTTGCCAAATACCAGCCCCTGCAGGAGCGGCACCCTTACACCTTTGAACATTCGGTCTATGCCAAAGTCCTGAAAGACTCTTCGCGCATAGCAGAGCCACATTGGATAGACCTGTATTACCCACAGTTCAAGGCCAATATCCAGATCACGTACAAGAATTTTAACCAGGACCCCAAGAAGTTCAATGACCTAGTAGAAGATGCCCGCAAGCTTACCAGCCGCCACCAGATCAAGGCCTACGCCATTGAGGAAAGCCAGATCAAGACGCCTACCGGCATTACCGCCAGCGTCTTTGAGCTTCAAGGCGAGGTACCCAGCCAGTTCCAGTTCTACCTCACTGACAGCACCAAGCACTTCTTTAGGGGTGCTCTCTACTTCAGAACCGCTACCTCTAATGACTCTTTGGCGCCCGTGATTGAGTACCTTAAAAAAGACGCTGTGCATTTGTTGAATACGCTGCACTGGACTGATCAGGTGAAGTAA
- a CDS encoding transporter associated domain-containing protein, which translates to MPPAEWAPPSALFLLAFVGSLAIAAALSAFQTFITTHPAEASRPDAAFASFSFFRKPERLLLAGAFLTTTLHLLLGILGYVLMTRFFTFARIDKWFAYAGTTVVMTVLLLAGRLYFSDWGKRRQQASATPVLLSLLSGIYAVGSPFVWLILPLQKMAWRTRAAFGAPSPTEELSLSLEQTPTEPASPQEKGLLKAIVNFSSITVRQIMRARADMIAFQRRMPFPALLKQIQQWGYSRVPVYSEGLDKIDGILYVKDILPYLNAPADFVWQNLIRTPYFVPETKKIDELLREFQERRVHMAIVVNEYGDTTGLLTLEDVIEEIVGEIHDELDEEEDRYYTQLDEHTFLFEGRTSLHDFSKIVDPPTDLMKDVKNEVESVAGLMLRLFSRIPHTGEEIQFGPYLFHIESADSKKIKKIRVHEIVTHPQNEKE; encoded by the coding sequence TTGCCTCCGGCAGAATGGGCTCCCCCTTCTGCCCTTTTTCTGCTCGCTTTCGTGGGCAGCCTGGCCATTGCCGCGGCCTTATCCGCATTCCAGACCTTTATCACTACCCATCCTGCTGAAGCCTCCAGGCCAGACGCCGCTTTTGCTTCCTTTTCTTTTTTCAGGAAACCTGAGCGGCTATTATTAGCCGGGGCTTTTTTAACCACCACCCTTCATTTGCTGCTGGGCATCTTGGGCTACGTGCTCATGACGCGGTTCTTTACCTTTGCCAGAATTGACAAATGGTTTGCTTATGCCGGCACTACAGTGGTGATGACAGTGCTCTTGCTGGCTGGCCGCTTATATTTCTCTGACTGGGGCAAGCGCAGACAGCAAGCCTCGGCTACCCCTGTCCTGCTTTCTCTGCTTTCTGGCATTTATGCGGTGGGCAGCCCGTTTGTATGGCTCATTTTACCATTGCAGAAAATGGCCTGGCGTACCCGGGCCGCTTTTGGTGCGCCTTCCCCTACAGAGGAGCTTTCGCTTTCTCTGGAACAGACACCGACTGAACCTGCCTCTCCTCAGGAAAAGGGGTTATTGAAAGCCATTGTGAACTTCAGTTCTATTACCGTACGGCAGATCATGCGCGCCCGGGCAGACATGATTGCGTTCCAGAGACGCATGCCTTTCCCGGCGCTGCTCAAGCAGATTCAGCAGTGGGGCTATTCCCGGGTGCCGGTCTATTCTGAAGGGCTGGACAAGATTGACGGCATTTTATACGTAAAAGATATTCTGCCTTATTTAAATGCCCCCGCTGATTTTGTCTGGCAAAACCTGATCAGAACCCCGTACTTTGTACCGGAAACCAAGAAGATAGATGAGCTGCTGCGCGAGTTTCAGGAGCGCCGCGTGCACATGGCCATTGTGGTGAACGAGTACGGTGACACCACCGGCCTGCTTACCCTGGAAGACGTAATTGAAGAGATTGTGGGCGAGATTCATGATGAACTGGACGAGGAGGAAGACCGCTACTACACGCAACTGGACGAGCACACGTTCCTGTTTGAGGGCCGCACCTCGTTGCATGATTTCAGCAAGATAGTAGACCCGCCCACCGACCTCATGAAAGACGTAAAGAACGAGGTGGAATCGGTGGCAGGATTGATGTTACGGCTGTTTTCCCGCATTCCACATACCGGGGAGGAGATCCAGTTTGGGCCCTATCTTTTCCATATTGAGTCCGCAGACAGTAAGAAAATAAAGAAAATACGGGTGCATGAAATTGTGACCCATCCGCAGAATGAAAAAGAATAA
- a CDS encoding single-stranded DNA-binding protein produces MASINKVILIGNLGKDPEVRHLEGGVAVARFPLATSETFKDKNGERQERTEWHNIVVWRGLAEVAEKYVKKGQSVYIEGRIRTNSYQDKDGVQRYSTEIVADNMTMLGGKPEGGGNQGGGSYANEAASNTANAGASASSAGASKGASSKPPVYEEEPDDLPF; encoded by the coding sequence ATGGCAAGCATTAATAAAGTTATCTTAATTGGCAACTTGGGCAAAGACCCGGAAGTGCGTCACTTAGAAGGCGGCGTGGCTGTGGCCCGTTTCCCGTTGGCTACCTCAGAAACGTTCAAAGACAAAAACGGCGAACGCCAGGAACGTACCGAGTGGCACAACATTGTGGTATGGCGCGGCCTGGCCGAAGTAGCCGAGAAATATGTAAAAAAAGGCCAGTCTGTCTACATTGAAGGCAGAATACGCACTAACAGCTACCAGGACAAAGACGGCGTGCAACGGTACAGCACCGAGATTGTAGCCGACAACATGACCATGCTGGGCGGCAAGCCGGAAGGCGGCGGAAACCAGGGTGGCGGAAGCTATGCCAATGAGGCAGCTTCTAACACCGCAAACGCTGGCGCCAGTGCAAGCAGCGCCGGAGCCAGCAAAGGTGCCAGCTCAAAGCCACCGGTGTATGAAGAAGAGCCAGATGATCTGCCCTTCTAA
- the mutY gene encoding A/G-specific adenine glycosylase: MATNPPLFFSNTLIDWYHRHHRPLPWRETTDPYAIWLSEIILQQTRVRQGLPYYLKFIERFPTVHDLANAPEDEVLRLWQGLGYYSRARNLHLTAKQVASAFGGRFPESYQGLLQLKGVGSYTAAAIASFAYRERVAVLDGNVYRVLARVFGRHENIAAPASKKVFEELANSLIPADQPDTFNQAIMEFGAIQCTPVAPDCLFCPLQQECFAFQHGLVNVLPVKEKAKSSRERFLHYLVLQYNGQLYLRKRPGNDIWQGLYDFFSVETDTRQPDPQLLQQAAAQQLGLPEITLSSTGKVYKHILSHQKIFAQFYLISLHDRLREETEESLGLGLYTLAQAEEIPKPVLILSFLEEHFF, translated from the coding sequence ATGGCCACTAATCCTCCCTTATTCTTTAGCAATACCCTTATTGACTGGTACCACCGCCACCACCGGCCTTTGCCCTGGCGTGAGACCACAGACCCCTACGCCATCTGGCTTTCTGAGATTATTCTCCAGCAAACCCGCGTGCGCCAGGGCCTCCCCTACTACCTTAAGTTCATAGAGCGGTTCCCTACGGTGCATGACTTAGCAAACGCCCCCGAAGACGAAGTATTGCGTCTCTGGCAAGGTTTGGGCTATTACTCCCGGGCCAGAAACCTGCACTTAACCGCCAAACAGGTGGCTTCTGCGTTTGGAGGCCGGTTTCCTGAAAGTTACCAGGGCTTGTTACAATTAAAGGGAGTGGGCAGTTACACGGCCGCCGCTATTGCCTCTTTTGCCTACCGCGAGCGCGTGGCCGTGCTAGACGGAAACGTGTACCGGGTGCTGGCCCGGGTGTTTGGCCGGCATGAGAACATTGCTGCCCCGGCCAGCAAGAAAGTCTTTGAGGAACTGGCCAATTCCCTTATTCCGGCAGACCAACCCGACACGTTTAACCAGGCCATTATGGAGTTTGGGGCTATCCAGTGCACCCCGGTGGCGCCTGACTGCCTGTTCTGCCCGCTGCAGCAGGAGTGCTTTGCGTTTCAGCATGGGCTGGTGAATGTATTGCCGGTGAAAGAGAAAGCAAAAAGCTCGCGCGAGCGTTTCCTGCACTACCTGGTGCTGCAGTACAACGGCCAGTTGTACCTGAGAAAGCGCCCCGGCAATGACATCTGGCAAGGGCTCTATGACTTCTTTTCTGTGGAGACCGACACGCGGCAGCCAGACCCGCAACTCTTGCAGCAAGCGGCCGCGCAACAACTGGGCCTCCCGGAAATCACCCTTTCCAGCACCGGCAAGGTGTATAAGCACATTCTGAGCCACCAGAAAATTTTCGCGCAGTTTTATCTGATTTCCCTCCATGACCGTTTAAGGGAGGAAACCGAGGAGTCTCTGGGGCTTGGCTTATATACCCTGGCGCAGGCCGAAGAAATTCCTAAACCGGTTTTGATACTTTCTTTTTTAGAAGAGCACTTTTTTTAG
- a CDS encoding HU family DNA-binding protein has translation MTKAEVISEIADKTGIEKSDVAATVEAFFKVVKDSMADGNNIYVRGFGSFVNKKRAKKVARNISKNTSIIIDEHFIPSFKPSKTFVAKIKNSKKIKEAVVS, from the coding sequence GTGACTAAAGCAGAAGTTATATCAGAAATTGCGGATAAGACAGGGATTGAGAAATCTGATGTTGCGGCCACAGTAGAAGCATTTTTCAAAGTGGTGAAGGATTCAATGGCCGATGGTAATAACATTTACGTGCGTGGCTTTGGCAGCTTTGTGAATAAGAAGCGCGCTAAGAAAGTAGCCCGTAACATTTCCAAGAACACGTCTATCATCATTGATGAGCATTTTATCCCTTCCTTCAAACCGTCTAAGACGTTTGTAGCGAAGATTAAAAACAGCAAAAAGATCAAAGAAGCCGTAGTTTCTTAG
- a CDS encoding tetratricopeptide repeat protein, which yields MSKGRIALIVSAVVLAVLMALLPKVIINKDKGGLATDGVAANRDQPAHDPNHPGHEDHAEEPAAPKDAHAAASPAQLKKIAELRVKFNQESNPQAKVKVADDLAKEYIALARHDSAGYYYEQAAQVRPGEKSFQKAADQYFEAFTFAATQERSQALGNKAQVLYEQVLKNNPANLDAKTNLAMTFISSSNPMKGITLLREVIATDPKNEKALFNLGVLSMQSNQYDKAVDRFRELLVVNPAHVDGTFYLGVALAETGKKQEAQKAFLRVKELSKEPEVQASVDSYLEKLKSAN from the coding sequence ATGTCTAAAGGAAGGATAGCGCTTATTGTCTCTGCCGTGGTGCTGGCTGTTCTGATGGCTTTATTGCCCAAAGTAATCATAAACAAAGACAAAGGCGGACTTGCCACTGACGGAGTTGCCGCCAACCGCGACCAACCGGCGCATGACCCTAATCACCCGGGCCATGAAGACCACGCCGAGGAACCGGCTGCTCCAAAAGATGCTCACGCGGCGGCTTCGCCGGCCCAGTTGAAAAAGATCGCAGAGCTGCGGGTCAAATTCAACCAGGAGAGCAACCCCCAGGCAAAAGTGAAGGTAGCTGATGACCTGGCCAAAGAGTACATTGCCCTGGCCAGACATGACAGTGCCGGTTATTACTATGAGCAGGCTGCCCAGGTAAGACCCGGTGAGAAAAGCTTCCAGAAAGCCGCCGACCAATACTTTGAGGCGTTCACCTTTGCCGCCACCCAGGAGCGTTCTCAGGCGTTAGGCAACAAGGCGCAGGTGTTGTATGAGCAGGTGCTCAAGAACAACCCAGCCAACCTGGATGCCAAGACCAACCTGGCCATGACGTTTATTTCCAGCAGTAATCCCATGAAAGGCATTACCTTGCTGCGCGAAGTGATTGCCACGGACCCTAAAAACGAGAAAGCCCTGTTTAACCTGGGGGTACTGTCAATGCAGTCTAACCAGTATGACAAGGCGGTTGACCGGTTCAGGGAACTACTGGTAGTAAACCCGGCGCACGTAGACGGTACTTTCTATCTTGGGGTGGCCCTGGCAGAAACCGGCAAAAAGCAGGAGGCTCAAAAGGCGTTTCTGCGGGTAAAAGAACTCAGCAAAGAGCCTGAAGTGCAGGCCTCTGTAGACAGTTACCTGGAGAAACTCAAGAGCGCCAACTAA
- a CDS encoding Rne/Rng family ribonuclease: protein MSNELIINSTQDGERIALLQDKRLVEYHFEKDDANYSVGDIFLGTVKKVMPGLNAAFIDIGYTKDAFLHYHDLGENIKTLNKYVKLVQTQKNTTSKLGPIKFEPEIDKLGKMADVLKKGQQLLVQIVKEPISTKGPRLSCEISLAGRYLVLVPFSNTVSVSKKIVSKEERTRLKRLITSIKPENFGVIIRTVAEGREVAELDKDLRTMVATWEEGIATLRTAKERDKVIGELGRSSSMLRDILNESFDSIVVDDEKLYNEIKTYIETIAPDKLKILKHYTGKVKTFEHFNIEKQLKSLFGKTVSIPGGGYLVIEHTEALHVVDVNSGNKSNTETDQEATALNVNLTAAKEVARQLRLRDLGGIIVVDFIDMKSAENRQKVQDVVKEEMKKDRSKYTVLPISKFGLMQITRQRVRPEQNIVTGEVCPTCGGSGKISASILVTDEIDQTIEDLLTRQNQKNITLYVHPFLHAYYTKGFISKQRKWFLKHFKWVHVMKDTALALTDFKVMDEHGDEIELKSAYTEVNGLQDRAVETE, encoded by the coding sequence TTGAGTAACGAATTAATTATTAATTCTACTCAAGATGGAGAACGAATAGCCCTTCTTCAGGACAAGCGCTTGGTAGAGTATCATTTTGAGAAAGATGATGCCAACTACTCAGTAGGGGATATTTTTCTGGGAACCGTTAAAAAGGTGATGCCCGGTCTGAACGCAGCGTTCATAGACATTGGCTACACCAAAGACGCGTTCCTGCACTATCATGATTTAGGAGAGAACATCAAGACTCTCAATAAATACGTGAAGCTGGTGCAGACCCAGAAGAACACCACCTCTAAACTTGGCCCGATAAAATTTGAGCCCGAAATAGACAAACTGGGTAAGATGGCTGATGTCCTCAAAAAAGGACAGCAGCTCTTGGTACAGATTGTAAAAGAGCCAATTTCAACCAAGGGGCCCCGGCTTTCTTGCGAGATTTCCCTGGCGGGCCGTTACCTGGTGCTCGTGCCTTTCTCTAACACGGTAAGCGTGTCAAAGAAAATTGTGAGCAAAGAGGAACGTACGCGTCTAAAGCGCCTGATTACTTCCATTAAACCGGAAAACTTTGGCGTGATCATCCGTACTGTGGCCGAAGGCCGCGAAGTGGCGGAGTTAGACAAAGACCTCCGCACCATGGTGGCCACTTGGGAAGAAGGTATTGCCACTTTGCGTACCGCCAAAGAGCGGGATAAAGTGATAGGGGAGCTAGGACGCTCCTCCTCCATGTTGAGAGACATCTTAAATGAAAGCTTTGACAGCATTGTAGTAGACGACGAGAAGTTGTACAATGAGATCAAGACTTACATTGAGACCATAGCCCCGGATAAGCTGAAGATTCTGAAGCATTACACGGGCAAGGTGAAAACCTTTGAGCATTTTAACATTGAAAAGCAGCTGAAGTCCCTGTTTGGGAAGACAGTGAGCATACCGGGCGGCGGTTATCTGGTCATTGAGCACACAGAGGCCCTGCACGTAGTAGATGTGAACAGCGGTAACAAATCCAACACCGAGACGGACCAGGAAGCTACCGCGTTGAATGTGAATCTTACCGCGGCAAAAGAGGTAGCGCGTCAGCTACGCCTCCGGGACCTGGGCGGAATCATTGTAGTAGACTTTATTGACATGAAGTCTGCCGAGAACCGGCAAAAAGTGCAGGATGTGGTGAAAGAGGAGATGAAGAAAGACCGGTCTAAGTACACGGTGCTGCCTATCTCCAAATTCGGGCTCATGCAGATTACCCGCCAGCGCGTACGGCCTGAGCAAAACATTGTCACCGGAGAAGTATGCCCTACCTGCGGAGGCAGCGGCAAAATATCCGCCAGCATTCTGGTAACCGATGAGATAGATCAGACCATTGAAGATCTGCTCACCCGCCAGAACCAGAAAAACATTACGCTGTACGTGCATCCGTTCCTGCACGCGTACTACACCAAGGGCTTTATTTCCAAACAGCGGAAATGGTTCCTGAAACACTTTAAGTGGGTGCACGTGATGAAAGATACGGCCCTTGCCCTCACAGATTTCAAAGTGATGGATGAGCACGGCGACGAGATTGAGCTGAAATCAGCGTACACAGAAGTAAACGGGTTGCAAGACCGCGCCGTTGAAACTGAGTAA